The following coding sequences are from one Kwoniella bestiolae CBS 10118 chromosome 2, complete sequence window:
- a CDS encoding mitochondrial 37S ribosomal protein bS16m: MPVRIRLARHGYKKNPLYHIVAINSKRPREGKPLETLGIYDPIPKLRAGVVVPPQANVFGNEAEGLIKKEKEIKWNVDRINYWLGVGAEPTRSVVKLLERGGVLTTPHKWQHAWSPTPSSTTPSSSTSSTQQTISQ, translated from the exons ATGCCAGTCCGTATCCGTCTAGCCCGACACGGTTACAAGAAGAACCCCCTGTACCACATCGTAGCCATCAACTCGAAGCGACCTCGTGAGGGTAAACCATTAGAGACCTTGGGGATATACGACCCGATACCGAAATTACGAGCTGGCGTAGTGGTACCTCCACAGGCGAATGTATTCGGGAACGAAGCTGAGGGTCTGAtaaagaaggagaaggagataaaGTGGAATGTGGATAGGATAAATTACTGGCTGGGGGTGGGGGCGGAACCTACTAGGAGTGTTGTCAAGTTGTTGgaaagg GGAGGAGTCCTCACAACACCTCATAAATGGCAACATGCCTGGTCAcctacaccatcatccacaacaccatcttcatctacctcctcaacacaGCAGACGATATCTCAGTAA